One region of Termitidicoccus mucosus genomic DNA includes:
- a CDS encoding DUF1573 domain-containing protein, whose translation MKNTILLVLALIAANAAHAGLEWKHKELSIEVSSRQSEVEVSFPFKVTGTVPVGIISMDTSCSCMTPSHIVGEHKPGAEGVLKVRYAVGNNKGTSMEKITVHSTDPDAPKTELRLIVYATLTYRIEPKYAFWTPGAPAEAKDLYFLDVATKGLKPLTVYSTSTNFSASIIPQDTAHRYVIRIQPVSTEKPEGAHIYVDVDMGGGQVEKTKILVAVKDPNEKTVKVR comes from the coding sequence ATGAAAAATACCATTTTGCTGGTTCTAGCGTTAATTGCCGCCAATGCTGCGCATGCCGGCTTGGAGTGGAAACACAAGGAACTCTCCATCGAGGTGTCGTCGCGGCAAAGCGAGGTGGAGGTGTCGTTCCCCTTCAAGGTGACAGGGACGGTGCCGGTCGGAATCATATCAATGGACACCTCATGTTCGTGCATGACGCCCTCGCATATCGTTGGAGAGCACAAGCCCGGTGCCGAGGGCGTCTTGAAGGTGCGCTATGCGGTCGGAAACAACAAAGGCACGTCCATGGAAAAAATCACCGTGCATTCAACCGACCCCGACGCCCCGAAAACCGAACTTAGGCTGATAGTTTATGCGACCCTCACCTATCGGATCGAACCCAAGTATGCGTTTTGGACACCGGGAGCGCCCGCCGAGGCGAAGGATCTGTATTTTCTGGATGTGGCGACCAAAGGGCTGAAACCGTTGACGGTCTACTCGACCAGCACGAATTTTTCCGCCTCCATCATCCCCCAGGACACGGCGCACCGGTATGTCATCCGCATCCAGCCGGTTTCAACCGAAAAGCCCGAGGGTGCCCATATATACGTGGATGTTGACATGGGCGGCGGGCAGGTCGAGAAAACCAAGATATTGGTGGCCGTCAAAGACCCGAACGAGAAAACAGTAAAAGTGCGGTAG
- a CDS encoding RHS repeat-associated core domain-containing protein: MIFKILSRLRPSSLICAVTAGGLMAISAFGTEPEIDPDSVPMAGASQGREFPHSVGIYVWAEALSAGAGTVSLDALSEIVLKLQEDETRQTNLTLSGTATAAEQWVPTSSPVYLPVSTEQEISYHDIETSNLDKFRIHVSAPSEYAVYFYNEQTHYYQETAAFEADNGTAQVLFMVKLKGERGLPAGKALDIQPGESSLRIGLGFLPNGQSAGYLDFSPTEKLGVRDVMGSILMDGTAQGGLARGDFKLDLPGRISAPFYCFPTSGDVKLVFEEFTSIDGQENRRLKQVLTPQALVDIVRENDGTQYTVNFYDPATVSASGDEYVASGDPFVHYVFATSWQDEDQAWNWNTSITRTEDGLVQEASFSQDSSYKSFSQVFVVDESCYDYPVEVCETYVIDMTETVIVVTTECETVWDEVPHQICYGPLTDADTGEVAQEGYCEEYIDYVPRQECTLHTEVYTFPYFEEETVCDTSWETHCVPIYGTETYSIPLPRRTVFVQGFNGARTEYRASSYEELAETNFNGDSYQMARTASSTRLVGRYGAARSNSAPAYISTKEVAFQFTGSVSSPSGFLPNLQSGNYGHRTDRRYYDIDLATGDMYPGRLFWEENPDRSWTMFEYYPDQAKRGLIRRVIKPHGDTARPGELPDDNAAGYVGYQVKTIDYAADWDGAVHLPSVEENWVNGIRLSRTEHTHEAAGTVNGQPMWQTTTETWAETSPTQKLVSVSKVYQGKNIDPLWRGLPYSVQAADGTKTVFAYDRGTVDGEGNFTVLSTGAAFRAISVTGLAPASGGSTALDGTSQTIDAVGLENGLSLRMETIRDARGLVVRVNKAVYNNGAWAPIEWEKRSHDVAGNLLHVESSNGTAMDYEYTDINGGGTNYASISFANDGTHTGRLQYSRDASGIITKYTYGNFGRISETLQLAIPAAPGAPQSGIAALRTAYTYDADGRVTGKVTGPANGEQLVSTYTYNFAGQLASKTEQGLTTTYAYNSSGGKILSMTETRGDGSTVTVENNRDGTPKSKTGTAIVPEYYTYAVDGTRMLITTRYGSASSPRWNKQWKDGLGRVTKEQKSTSAGADYTVEYTYNNKGQLASTQPAGLAATTYEYDSFGRLRDTYTGSRHESVITDYRQRTNDTAWWRYEETRAHPDGNTIVPTKKTWTRLTGHSSVALPSAPALTLAGSVLGEVITQDSAGNESRGLVLVHRDSARRFSVSVNPLASCAAVELSLGGLPVKAVSSAGVTSETRYDSLHRPIKQIDRTSPDGATPQHFTYVPGSTRPYETFNDLGHLVSRKSYDSAGRVVSVAKPIVAYTAAGAPAAYNAASVTYTHYHYNIRGQLTHTWGDATYPVKNEYNAYGDLIKQHTYRSFVGVGAATGSPGGDPENWPGAATADTTEFTRNLQDGSLAGRTDAKNKTTGYTYNIRGQIATITSPRSITTTHTYDTSTGELLTVSHSDGTPGTAHTYDNLGRVATVQDASGYRTFTYRPGDLRLASEKLGYNGTPTAASVYGSDLVLEQAYGVMNGAASVNLGVELKSGLTTHYSYHFSADAATGRLASLTTDAGTHTVAYQDNSDLVQAVANGSWGQARTFEAHRNLVASMNTVAGLDDVARQTYQHDALGRRYQVAQAGLVYQPYLNAANTGEELVTEYAYDARSQLTASRARTGNPADMTGAANVPGRSFAYTYDTMGNRVTETLNGTTHNYGTNELNQYTGRATAAIVPVSGMAPEDATVTINSSTLAANEFLQRYFYRDIGKSPIAPATVATGGLQSVNIAASGTSGGGWSYNNTVQFFVRPTAESFSYDDDGNLTSDGLWDYAYDAKNQLVQVVSKYADQTGNRVALRFVYDYQGRRVAKRVYDANPAGGVIDTALRSERLYIYDGWLLAAEYEVDPGTQARTLVRTYTWGPDLGGGDGIGGLLAIKDHRAAHAGVYQTAFDGNGNLVALVHQLTHALVAAYEYDGFGNLLRSNGEYAAENPFRFSTKYQDAETGLLYYGLRYYSASMGRFINQDPIGEEGGINLYAMAGNDLINGTDYLGMDPNDYINRMDDFFNQDPSGWYSGNDISYGGSYGGFLDYGGGSSWNDSVSFTPIWSNPDNFEYSLIGDYTSYLTSSNWLSGQFIVDFAPPAITYPPSGLPMLDAGTQAGIEARMSQIHEGARLAANEWAVEYAKYAVVMDLLGMNPTQVGVGAPGFFEGLIPVWGSGRASIDDFQNGKWFWGSVNGVLAITDVFLLKAVAVAGAKVIGKGGALAIGKLFGGSSAENVAGRGYSSFSAFKRAEGAAGKGQAWHHIVEQTPTNVKQFGATAIHNTENLVRLPHGPGTIHSQISGFYSSKQPFTNGLTVRKWLSHQTFDQQYTFGRNILQQFGGPP; this comes from the coding sequence ATGATTTTTAAAATTTTATCCCGCCTGCGTCCCTCCTCATTGATCTGCGCCGTGACGGCGGGCGGCCTCATGGCGATTTCCGCCTTCGGAACGGAGCCGGAGATTGACCCTGACAGTGTGCCGATGGCCGGAGCCTCGCAAGGCCGGGAGTTTCCGCATAGCGTGGGCATTTATGTGTGGGCGGAGGCGCTGTCCGCCGGGGCCGGGACGGTGAGTCTGGATGCCCTGTCCGAGATTGTCCTGAAATTGCAGGAGGATGAAACCCGGCAGACGAACCTGACGCTGTCCGGGACGGCGACGGCGGCGGAGCAATGGGTGCCAACCTCGTCGCCGGTTTACCTGCCCGTCAGCACGGAGCAGGAGATTTCCTATCATGACATCGAGACATCCAATCTCGACAAATTCCGCATCCATGTCTCGGCCCCTTCGGAATACGCGGTATATTTTTATAACGAGCAAACGCACTATTATCAGGAGACAGCGGCCTTTGAGGCCGACAACGGCACCGCTCAGGTGCTTTTCATGGTGAAGTTGAAGGGGGAGCGCGGGTTGCCCGCAGGCAAGGCGCTGGATATCCAGCCGGGCGAGTCCTCATTGCGCATCGGCCTTGGCTTTTTGCCAAACGGCCAGTCGGCGGGATACCTGGACTTCAGCCCCACGGAAAAACTGGGCGTCCGTGATGTCATGGGGTCCATCCTCATGGACGGCACGGCGCAAGGCGGGCTGGCCCGGGGTGATTTCAAACTGGACCTGCCGGGGCGGATTTCGGCCCCGTTTTACTGCTTTCCAACCAGCGGGGACGTGAAGCTGGTCTTTGAGGAGTTCACTTCAATAGACGGACAGGAAAACCGGCGGTTGAAACAGGTGCTCACCCCGCAGGCGCTGGTGGACATCGTGCGCGAGAATGACGGCACGCAATACACGGTGAATTTTTATGACCCCGCCACGGTCTCGGCCAGCGGCGATGAATATGTGGCCAGCGGGGACCCGTTCGTGCATTACGTCTTCGCCACAAGCTGGCAGGATGAGGACCAAGCGTGGAATTGGAACACCAGCATCACGCGCACCGAGGACGGTTTGGTGCAGGAGGCGTCGTTCAGCCAGGATTCCAGCTACAAGAGTTTCAGCCAAGTGTTCGTAGTCGATGAATCCTGCTACGATTACCCTGTTGAGGTATGCGAGACTTATGTGATCGACATGACAGAGACGGTGATCGTAGTTACCACCGAATGCGAAACGGTTTGGGACGAGGTGCCCCACCAAATCTGCTATGGGCCGCTGACAGATGCGGACACAGGGGAAGTGGCTCAGGAGGGGTATTGTGAAGAATACATAGACTACGTGCCCCGGCAAGAATGCACCTTACACACCGAGGTATATACCTTTCCCTACTTCGAGGAAGAAACGGTTTGCGACACGTCGTGGGAGACGCATTGCGTTCCAATATATGGCACTGAGACGTATTCGATACCGCTTCCTCGCAGGACCGTCTTTGTGCAGGGTTTCAACGGGGCGCGCACGGAATACAGGGCGTCCAGTTACGAGGAACTGGCCGAGACGAATTTCAATGGCGATTCCTATCAAATGGCCCGCACCGCCTCCTCCACGCGACTGGTCGGGCGATACGGGGCGGCAAGAAGCAACTCCGCCCCCGCCTATATTTCCACGAAGGAAGTGGCCTTTCAATTCACGGGCAGCGTCAGCTCGCCCTCGGGTTTCCTGCCTAACTTGCAGTCCGGAAATTACGGACACCGGACGGACCGCCGTTATTATGACATCGACCTTGCCACGGGTGACATGTATCCGGGCCGCTTGTTCTGGGAGGAGAATCCTGATCGTTCCTGGACGATGTTTGAATATTATCCGGATCAAGCGAAAAGAGGCTTGATCAGACGGGTCATCAAGCCGCATGGCGACACTGCGCGCCCCGGCGAGTTGCCCGACGACAATGCCGCCGGTTACGTCGGCTATCAGGTGAAAACCATCGATTACGCCGCCGATTGGGACGGCGCGGTGCACCTGCCCTCGGTCGAGGAGAACTGGGTCAATGGCATCCGCCTTTCCAGAACGGAGCACACGCACGAGGCGGCGGGCACCGTCAACGGCCAGCCGATGTGGCAGACCACGACCGAGACATGGGCGGAAACATCTCCGACCCAAAAGCTCGTCAGCGTCAGCAAGGTTTACCAAGGCAAAAATATTGATCCGCTGTGGCGCGGCTTGCCGTATTCCGTGCAGGCCGCCGACGGCACAAAAACCGTCTTCGCCTACGATCGCGGCACGGTGGATGGGGAAGGTAATTTCACCGTCCTGTCCACCGGCGCGGCGTTCCGCGCCATCAGCGTGACCGGCCTCGCGCCAGCCTCCGGCGGCTCCACTGCGCTTGATGGCACGTCGCAGACCATCGACGCCGTGGGCTTGGAAAACGGCCTGTCGCTGCGCATGGAAACCATCCGTGACGCGCGCGGGCTGGTGGTGCGCGTGAACAAGGCTGTCTACAACAATGGCGCATGGGCGCCCATCGAGTGGGAAAAACGCTCCCACGATGTCGCGGGCAACCTGCTGCATGTCGAAAGCAGCAACGGCACCGCGATGGATTACGAATACACCGACATCAACGGAGGCGGCACCAATTACGCTTCCATCTCTTTCGCCAATGACGGCACGCATACCGGGCGTCTGCAATACAGCCGCGACGCCAGCGGCATCATCACCAAATACACCTATGGGAATTTTGGCCGGATCTCGGAGACGCTGCAACTGGCCATTCCCGCCGCTCCCGGTGCGCCGCAAAGCGGCATCGCCGCGTTGCGCACGGCCTACACCTACGATGCGGACGGACGCGTGACCGGCAAGGTGACCGGCCCGGCCAACGGCGAGCAGTTGGTCTCCACTTACACGTATAATTTTGCCGGGCAATTGGCCTCGAAAACCGAGCAAGGGCTGACCACGACCTATGCCTACAACTCGTCCGGTGGCAAAATCCTCTCCATGACGGAAACGCGCGGCGACGGTTCAACCGTGACCGTGGAAAACAACCGCGACGGCACCCCGAAATCGAAGACCGGCACGGCCATCGTCCCCGAATATTATACTTACGCCGTTGATGGCACGCGCATGCTAATCACCACCCGTTACGGCTCCGCGTCCAGCCCGCGCTGGAACAAGCAATGGAAAGACGGCCTTGGCCGGGTGACCAAGGAGCAAAAATCCACCTCCGCCGGTGCCGACTATACGGTGGAATACACCTATAACAACAAGGGCCAGCTTGCCTCCACCCAGCCCGCCGGACTGGCAGCCACCACTTATGAGTATGATTCCTTCGGACGCCTGCGAGACACTTACACGGGCAGCCGCCACGAATCCGTCATCACCGATTACCGCCAGCGAACCAATGACACCGCGTGGTGGCGCTACGAGGAGACGCGCGCGCATCCCGACGGGAACACCATCGTGCCCACCAAGAAAACGTGGACGCGCCTCACCGGGCACTCATCCGTCGCGCTCCCGTCCGCGCCCGCCCTGACGCTCGCCGGCTCAGTGCTCGGCGAGGTTATCACCCAGGACTCGGCGGGCAACGAATCGCGCGGTCTCGTCCTCGTGCATCGCGACTCGGCGCGCCGTTTCAGCGTTTCCGTCAACCCGCTCGCCTCCTGCGCCGCCGTCGAGCTTTCCCTTGGCGGTCTCCCGGTCAAGGCGGTCAGTTCCGCCGGTGTGACGAGCGAGACCAGATACGACAGCCTGCACCGTCCGATTAAACAGATTGACCGAACCAGTCCTGACGGCGCGACGCCGCAGCATTTCACCTACGTGCCCGGCTCCACCCGGCCCTACGAGACCTTCAACGACTTGGGGCATCTCGTCTCGCGCAAATCCTACGATTCCGCCGGGCGGGTGGTTTCCGTGGCCAAGCCCATTGTCGCCTACACGGCGGCGGGCGCGCCCGCCGCCTATAATGCGGCCAGCGTCACTTACACTCATTATCATTATAATATCCGGGGACAGCTTACCCATACATGGGGCGACGCCACCTACCCGGTGAAAAATGAATACAACGCGTATGGCGACCTGATCAAACAGCACACCTACCGCAGCTTCGTCGGCGTGGGGGCCGCAACCGGGTCGCCGGGCGGCGATCCCGAAAACTGGCCCGGCGCGGCCACCGCCGACACCACCGAATTTACCCGCAATTTGCAGGACGGCTCGCTGGCCGGGCGCACCGACGCCAAAAATAAAACCACCGGGTATACCTATAATATTCGCGGGCAGATCGCTACAATCACCTCACCCCGCAGCATCACCACGACGCACACCTACGACACCAGCACCGGCGAATTGCTGACGGTTTCGCACAGCGACGGCACGCCGGGCACCGCCCATACTTACGATAATCTGGGCCGCGTGGCCACGGTGCAGGACGCCTCCGGCTACCGCACCTTCACCTATCGTCCCGGCGACTTGCGCCTGGCCTCCGAAAAATTGGGCTATAATGGCACGCCCACCGCCGCCAGCGTGTATGGCTCCGACCTTGTGCTTGAGCAGGCGTATGGCGTGATGAACGGTGCCGCGTCGGTCAATCTCGGCGTGGAGTTGAAGTCCGGCCTGACCACGCATTACAGCTACCATTTCAGCGCGGATGCGGCCACCGGGCGGCTGGCCTCGCTGACCACCGACGCCGGCACCCACACCGTGGCGTATCAGGACAACTCCGATCTCGTGCAGGCCGTGGCCAACGGCTCCTGGGGGCAGGCCCGCACGTTTGAGGCCCACCGCAACCTCGTCGCCAGCATGAATACTGTGGCCGGGCTGGACGACGTGGCACGGCAGACCTACCAGCACGACGCCTTGGGGCGTCGCTATCAGGTTGCGCAGGCCGGCCTTGTTTACCAACCCTATCTGAACGCAGCCAATACCGGCGAGGAGCTTGTCACCGAGTATGCCTACGACGCCCGCTCGCAGTTGACCGCCTCGCGCGCCCGCACAGGCAATCCCGCCGACATGACCGGTGCCGCGAACGTGCCGGGCCGCTCCTTTGCCTACACATATGACACGATGGGCAACCGCGTGACGGAAACCCTCAACGGCACGACCCACAATTACGGAACCAACGAGTTGAATCAATACACCGGACGCGCGACGGCGGCAATCGTGCCGGTGTCGGGCATGGCCCCGGAGGATGCCACGGTGACAATCAACAGTTCCACGCTGGCGGCGAACGAGTTTTTGCAACGGTATTTTTACCGGGACATCGGGAAGTCGCCCATCGCGCCCGCCACCGTCGCCACGGGCGGGTTGCAAAGCGTGAACATAGCTGCGTCCGGCACCAGTGGCGGCGGTTGGTCGTATAATAATACCGTTCAGTTCTTCGTGCGTCCGACCGCCGAGAGTTTTTCCTACGACGACGACGGAAACCTGACTTCGGACGGGTTGTGGGATTACGCCTACGACGCCAAAAACCAGTTGGTGCAGGTGGTCTCGAAATACGCCGACCAAACTGGCAACCGGGTGGCGTTGCGCTTTGTATATGATTATCAGGGCCGCCGCGTGGCCAAGCGCGTCTATGATGCGAACCCCGCCGGCGGGGTGATTGACACCGCGCTGCGCTCCGAGCGGCTGTATATATATGACGGCTGGCTGCTCGCCGCCGAGTATGAGGTTGATCCCGGCACACAGGCGCGCACCCTTGTCCGCACCTACACGTGGGGACCGGACCTCGGCGGCGGCGACGGCATCGGCGGCTTGCTGGCGATCAAGGATCACCGCGCCGCGCACGCCGGCGTCTACCAAACCGCCTTCGACGGCAACGGCAACCTCGTGGCCTTGGTGCACCAGCTCACGCACGCGCTGGTCGCCGCCTATGAGTATGACGGCTTCGGCAACCTGCTGCGCTCCAACGGCGAATACGCCGCCGAAAACCCGTTCCGCTTCTCGACAAAATATCAGGACGCGGAGACGGGGCTGCTGTATTACGGCCTGCGCTATTACAGCGCCTCGATGGGGCGGTTCATAAACCAAGACCCCATCGGCGAGGAGGGCGGCATCAACCTTTATGCGATGGCGGGCAACGACCTCATAAACGGCACGGACTACTTGGGGATGGATCCCAATGATTATATCAACAGGATGGATGACTTCTTCAACCAGGATCCGAGCGGATGGTATTCCGGAAATGACATATCCTACGGCGGCAGTTATGGCGGATTTTTGGATTATGGCGGTGGAAGTAGTTGGAACGACTCAGTGTCATTCACTCCAATCTGGAGCAATCCGGATAATTTTGAATATTCATTGATTGGCGATTATACATCCTATCTGACCTCCAGCAATTGGTTGAGCGGCCAATTTATTGTGGATTTTGCCCCGCCGGCAATTACGTATCCACCGTCGGGACTCCCAATGCTTGATGCTGGAACGCAGGCAGGGATCGAGGCCAGAATGTCACAGATTCATGAAGGCGCAAGGCTGGCTGCGAATGAGTGGGCTGTAGAATATGCCAAATACGCCGTGGTCATGGATCTCTTGGGGATGAATCCGACGCAGGTGGGGGTAGGTGCACCGGGATTTTTTGAAGGGCTCATTCCCGTTTGGGGATCGGGGCGTGCTTCAATTGATGACTTTCAGAATGGGAAATGGTTCTGGGGAAGCGTCAATGGAGTCTTGGCTATCACGGACGTCTTTCTTCTTAAAGCCGTAGCAGTTGCAGGCGCCAAGGTGATAGGGAAGGGGGGCGCACTTGCTATTGGCAAATTATTTGGAGGTTCGTCCGCAGAAAATGTAGCGGGCAGAGGGTACTCATCATTCTCCGCGTTCAAGCGAGCCGAGGGCGCGGCAGGGAAAGGGCAGGCTTGGCACCATATAGTAGAACAAACCCCGACTAACGTGAAACAATTTGGAGCCACAGCTATTCACAACACAGAGAACCTCGTGAGACTACCACATGGTCCTGGAACTATACATAGTCAGATCAGCGGGTTTTACTCCTCCAAACAGCCGTTCACTAACGGACTTACGGTCCGGAAGTGGTTGAGTCATCAGACTTTTGATCAGCAGTATACATTCGGACGAAATATTCTTCAACAATTTGGAGGCCCACCATGA
- a CDS encoding DUF2019 domain-containing protein — MNETIETLIKEYREHAEAHGRATLSGDYKAANRSHDKLVALVPKIRALGHSGEAALVVLTDDSSDTVVCWAATHSLRFSESRALAALEKLSKKTGPIAFSAKMVVQQWAKGELKV; from the coding sequence ATGAACGAGACGATTGAAACCCTGATTAAGGAATACCGAGAGCACGCCGAGGCGCATGGCAGAGCTACGCTCAGCGGTGACTATAAAGCTGCTAACCGGAGCCACGATAAGCTTGTTGCTCTCGTGCCAAAAATCCGAGCGTTAGGTCATTCAGGAGAAGCCGCATTGGTTGTGTTGACCGATGACTCCAGCGATACGGTAGTCTGCTGGGCCGCTACGCACTCTCTTCGTTTCAGTGAATCGCGTGCTCTTGCTGCCCTCGAAAAGCTTTCCAAGAAAACTGGCCCAATAGCGTTTAGCGCAAAGATGGTCGTTCAGCAGTGGGCTAAGGGTGAACTGAAGGTTTGA
- a CDS encoding energy transducer TonB family protein produces MEIKKSERIAGAGKLDSVPKALSQRKPVFPLGVPPGTDSGMATVEFLIDKDGKVRLPRIKSASDPAFGYAAVQTVAHWLFEAPRADGKTTITRVQVPVHFERKGDQTGTK; encoded by the coding sequence ATGGAGATAAAAAAGTCCGAACGCATCGCAGGGGCGGGCAAACTGGATTCCGTGCCGAAGGCGCTTTCGCAGCGCAAGCCCGTGTTTCCGCTCGGGGTTCCACCCGGCACCGACAGCGGGATGGCGACGGTCGAGTTTTTGATCGACAAGGATGGCAAGGTGCGGCTGCCGCGCATCAAATCCGCGAGCGACCCCGCCTTTGGCTACGCCGCCGTGCAGACGGTCGCGCACTGGCTTTTCGAGGCACCGCGCGCGGACGGCAAAACCACGATCACCCGGGTGCAGGTGCCGGTCCATTTCGAGCGGAAAGGTGATCAGACAGGAACGAAGTGA
- a CDS encoding TonB family protein → MQPRRLTHFACLLSALLAVLPHVLAQDIVVSGPMLFPSDTEADTPPVFKKAWKIKCPAEMEERAEHAYAFIAQRTDDEGKYLVRKACGAQPVHDLAKASLSDAPQCKPAQAGGKPVAARSLVAVIFNPAAASPKAADAAPRLLAVTPVFIGKEQSTALRKAKKKLFINLTLALDAAGAPLSYEIAPESPHAEPFKAEIDAALSRWKFAPARKGGQPVASSLVVPVWLTAEDTLIQHPSVGTPPSVAHREPPAYPRAMLTSRLVGEVVVQFVVDEKGDVINPVVVRSNNPGFEEAAINAMLKWKFNPATKNGKPVRMELQMPITFNLPPHPNFDPAREAVEVESVSKRRMEKMPEGLRYDTPPEPRGVIRPVYPYALYASKAPSGSATISMLIDPKGRVVMVKVIEATRPEFGESGKAAVEHFEFKPATLKGKPTSGMLKTEFNFAPITRTPPSTRWR, encoded by the coding sequence ATGCAACCCCGCCGCTTGACGCATTTCGCGTGTTTGTTGTCCGCCCTGCTCGCAGTCCTGCCGCACGTGCTGGCGCAGGATATTGTCGTATCCGGGCCAATGCTGTTTCCTTCCGACACGGAGGCGGACACGCCGCCGGTCTTTAAGAAGGCTTGGAAAATAAAGTGCCCGGCGGAAATGGAAGAAAGGGCGGAGCACGCCTACGCGTTCATCGCGCAACGCACTGACGACGAGGGGAAGTATCTGGTCCGCAAGGCCTGCGGCGCGCAGCCGGTGCATGACTTGGCCAAGGCATCGCTCTCGGACGCGCCGCAGTGCAAACCCGCGCAGGCCGGGGGCAAGCCGGTCGCGGCGCGCTCTCTGGTCGCGGTCATCTTCAACCCCGCAGCCGCCTCGCCCAAGGCGGCGGACGCTGCGCCCCGGCTGCTGGCGGTGACACCGGTTTTCATTGGCAAAGAGCAATCCACCGCATTGAGGAAGGCCAAGAAAAAATTGTTCATCAACCTGACGCTCGCGTTGGACGCGGCGGGCGCGCCGCTGTCGTATGAAATCGCCCCGGAATCGCCCCATGCGGAGCCGTTCAAGGCGGAGATCGACGCCGCGCTGTCGCGGTGGAAATTCGCCCCCGCGCGCAAAGGCGGGCAGCCGGTCGCGTCCTCGCTTGTGGTGCCGGTCTGGCTGACCGCCGAGGATACATTGATACAGCATCCATCGGTGGGCACTCCGCCATCGGTTGCGCATCGGGAGCCGCCGGCTTATCCGCGCGCAATGTTAACATCGCGACTGGTCGGCGAGGTGGTGGTGCAGTTTGTGGTGGATGAAAAGGGAGATGTCATCAACCCGGTGGTGGTGCGCTCAAACAATCCCGGATTTGAGGAGGCCGCGATCAATGCGATGCTCAAATGGAAATTCAACCCCGCCACGAAGAATGGAAAGCCGGTGCGCATGGAATTGCAGATGCCAATCACGTTCAACCTGCCACCTCATCCCAACTTCGACCCCGCTCGGGAAGCCGTCGAAGTCGAGTCCGTCTCAAAAAGACGCATGGAGAAAATGCCGGAGGGGCTGCGCTACGACACGCCGCCCGAGCCGCGCGGGGTGATTCGCCCGGTTTATCCCTACGCGCTTTATGCCAGCAAGGCCCCCAGCGGCAGCGCGACTATCTCCATGCTCATCGACCCGAAAGGCCGGGTCGTCATGGTGAAGGTGATTGAGGCGACGCGTCCGGAGTTCGGCGAGAGCGGCAAGGCGGCGGTGGAACATTTTGAGTTCAAACCGGCCACGCTCAAGGGCAAGCCGACCTCGGGGATGCTGAAAACCGAATTCAATTTCGCCCCCATTACGAGGACACCGCCCTCTACTCGATGGAGATAA
- a CDS encoding metallophosphoesterase family protein has protein sequence MRILHVSDLHLRQQCLDWALTESRNHDLLVIAGDLLNFHLPCPAPKQAEQIKAWAAAIQTPTIVCSGNHDLWPKNPLVTKDTKADGQWLRLLKTNKNIIATDGDTISLNGTTIKANGWLKLPDPKPCDILVTHAPPSECDCSASDTGPDFGDQDLWHVIGGNMPALILSGHIHHPRKHACQIRTLAGSLTILNPGMNTSAPIPNHWAINTTSKKALHYPSGAIVNWR, from the coding sequence ATGCGCATCCTTCACGTCTCCGACCTCCACCTCCGCCAGCAATGCCTCGACTGGGCGCTGACCGAATCACGCAACCACGACCTCCTTGTCATAGCGGGCGACCTGCTCAACTTCCATCTCCCCTGCCCCGCCCCCAAACAGGCCGAACAAATCAAAGCATGGGCGGCGGCAATACAAACGCCGACAATCGTCTGCTCCGGCAATCACGACCTCTGGCCAAAAAATCCCTTGGTGACAAAAGACACGAAAGCCGACGGCCAATGGCTCCGGCTCCTCAAAACCAACAAAAACATCATCGCCACCGATGGCGACACCATTTCCCTGAACGGGACGACCATCAAGGCAAACGGCTGGCTCAAGCTACCCGACCCAAAACCCTGCGACATCCTCGTCACCCATGCGCCGCCCTCGGAATGCGACTGCTCCGCCAGCGACACCGGCCCCGATTTCGGCGATCAAGACCTCTGGCATGTCATCGGCGGCAACATGCCCGCACTCATCCTGTCCGGCCATATCCACCACCCCCGAAAACACGCCTGCCAAATCAGAACCTTGGCGGGGTCGCTCACAATCCTCAACCCGGGCATGAACACCTCTGCGCCCATTCCCAACCATTGGGCAATCAACACCACCTCCAAAAAAGCCCTCCATTATCCCTCCGGTGCAATCGTCAACTGGCGATAA